From Micromonospora echinaurantiaca:
CAACGGCGGCTTCCAGCACACCGCCGACGGCGCGATCGCGCTCGGCCAGCCGCACTCGGCGGCCACCTGGTTCCCGGTCAACGACCACCCGTCCGACAAGGCCACCTACGACATCGAGGTGACCGTCCCGGACGGGCTGGAGGCGCTGAGCAACGGGGTGCCGGGGGAGCGGACGACCGCCGACGGCTGGACCACCTGGCGGTGGGCCGAGCGGGCGCCGATGGCCAGCTACCTGACCACCCTGGTGATCGGGGACTACCAGGTGCGGACCGGCACCCACGCCGGCAAGCCGATGGTCACCGCCGTGCCGGCGGGCCTGCCGGCCACCGGCCCGGAGGCCGCCTCGCTCGCCCGGACCGGGGAGATCGCCGACTTCCTGGCCAGCCGCTTCGGGCCGTACCCGTTCGACTCGTACGGCGGGATCGTGGTCACCGACGACCGGATCGGCTACGCGCTGGAGACCCAGTCCCGGCCGGTGTACGGGCCGGGCTTCTTCCGCGGCGGCCGGCCCAACACCGGGGTGGTCGCCCACGAGTTGGCCCACCAGTGGTTCGGCAACAGCGTGGCGCTGAGCAGGTGGCAGGACATCTGGCTCAACGAGGGGTTCGCCAGCTACGCGGAGTGGCTGTGGGAGGAGCACGACGGCGGCCGCACCGCGCAGCGCAACTTCGAGCTCCAGTACGCCGCCACCGACTGGTCCCGGCCGTCCGTCGACCCGGGACCGACGCAGATGTTCGGCTCCGCCGTCTACAAGCGCGGCGCGCTGGCCGTGCACGCGCTGCGCCGCACCGTGGGCGACGAGACCTTCTTCCGCATCCTGCGAAGCTGGACCGACGAGCGGCGGAACGGCAACGCCACCACCGCCGACCTGATCGCGCACGCCGAACGGGTCGCCGGGCGGTCGCTGCGCCCGCTCTTCGACGCCTGGCTGGTCGGCGCCAGCGCCCCCGCCCTGCCGTGACGGGTCCCTGATCGACGGTCGGTAGGCTGCCGCCGGGCGGACCGGCCGCGACGCGGGTCCCCCGGTGGCCACCGCCCGGCCGGACCGGTCGGCGGGACGGCCCGTCGGCACAGGGAGGGGCGAGGCGATGACGCTGCCGCGGCGGGTTCGGCTGGTTACCGGTCTGCTGGTGACCGGGGCGCTCGGCGTGAGCGGGTGCGGATCGTCGGCGGAGTCGGAGGCCGGCTCGGCCGCCCCGTCGCCGAGCAGCAGCCGGCAGTTCAAGCCCGGCGGCGCCGGGGTGGGCGACGACTACTTCCCGACCTATGGCAACGGCGGCTACGACGTCGGCCGCTACACGGTCAGGGTGCGCTACGATCCGGCGACGGACCGGCTCACCGGCACCACCACCGTGCAGGCCGCCGCGACCGCGAACCTGTCAGCGTTCAACCTGGACCTGGCCGGGCTGAAGGTGCGCGAGGTGACCGTGGACGGTGCCCCGGCCCGGCACTCCCGCAAGGGCGACGAGCTGGTGGTCACCCCGGCGCGCGGCCTGATCGCCGGCAACGGTTTCGTCGCCGAGATCAGCTACGACGGCGAGCCGGCGGCGCTGCGTAACGAGACCCTCGGCGCGGGCGGCTTCCTGCACACCTCCGACGGCGCCATCGCGCTCGGCCAGCCGGAGTCGGCGAGCACCTGGTTCCCGGTCAACGACCACCCCTCCGACAAGGCCAGCTACGACTTCGAGATCACCGTGCCGGAGGGGCTGACCGCGGTCAGCAACGGCGTGCCGGTGGGCCGGAGCAGCGCCGACGGCTGGACCACCTGGAAGTGGGCCGAGCGCAACCCGATGGCCAGCTACCTGAGCATGGTGGTGATCGGCAAGTTCCGGCTGACCCGGGGTGAGCACAAGGGACGGCCGGTGTTCCACGCGGTCACCACGAAGCTCTCCGAGGGGGCGGCGGACCGGTCGATCGCCGAGACGGTGAAGGTTGCCGACTACCTGGAGCGGCTCTTCGGGCCGTACCCGTTCGAGTCGTACGGCGCGGTGGTGGTCTCCGACGACCGGATCCGGTACGCGCTGGAGACGCAGAGCCGCCCGGTCTACGCCGCGTCCTTCTTCCGGCAGGGCGAGAACACCGGGGTGGTCGCGCACGAGCTGGCCCACCAGTGGTTCGGCAACAGCGTGGCGCTGACGAGGTGGCAGGACATCTGGCTCAACGAGGGGCTGGCCACGTACGCCGAGTGGCTCTGGACCGAGCACGACGGCGGGCGCACCGCCGCGCAGGCCTTCGACGCGCGGTACGCCGGCGCGGCGAGCCGGGTGTGGCGCACCCCGCCGGGCAAGCCGGGGGTGGAGAACCTGTTCGGCGAGTCGGTCTACCAGCGCGGCGCGATGACCATGCACGCGCTGCGGGTGACGGTCGGCGACAAGGCGTTCTTCGAGATCCTCAAGACCTGGGCGGCGGAGAAGCGGCACGGCAACGGCACCACTGCCCAGTTCGTGGCGCTGGCCGAACGGATCTCCGGCGAGCGGCTGGACGACCTGTTCGACGACTGGCTCTACGGCACCGAGCGCCCCGCCCGCCCCGAGCGGCGCTGAACCCGACCTGCCCGGCGGGCACCGCCCGGCCGGGTCAGGTCTTGACCCGCAGCTGTGGGTGGTCGGCGAGGTACGCGTCCGCCCGGCCGGCGCGCAGCGCGGTGAGGAAGTCCCGGCCCACCTTGGTGAGCTGCTCGCCCCGGTAGCCGCTGCCCCGGCCGACCGCGCCGCCCGGGAGCCCGACCAGGACGAACCGCTCCGCCGGCAGCTCGCCGAGGGCGTACGCGAAGTCGATGATCCGCCGCCCGCCGAGGGCGGAGTAGACCAGCGTGTCGCCGAGCGCGGCGACCACCTGCTCCACCCGTTCCGGCTGGCGGGCCAGGTCCTGGTCGAGGATCTTGCGGACCAGGGCCCGGACCAGCTGCTGCTGGTGCCGCTGCCGGGCGTAGTCGCCGCCGGTGAGGTAGCGCTGCCGGGCGTAGTCGATCGCCTGCCAGCCGGTCAGGTGCCGCTGGCCCTTCTCGTAGACCATCTGCGGCCCGGTGTAGCCGCCGGGCGCCGGGTCGCGGTGCCGGCCGTCCGGGCGGCGGTGTCGGGAGGCCACCCGCTGGTCGACGTAGATGTCCACCCCGCCGAGGGTGTCCACCAGCTTGTCGAAGCCGCCGAAGGTGACCACCGCGCCGGCGTCGATGCGCAGCCCGGTGTAGCCGCTGACGGTGCTGCGCAGCAACTCGTAGCCCTGCGCGGTGCTCGGCTGCTTCGGCTTGCCCGGCACCCGGCTGCCGTAGCTCATCGCGTGGGTGAGCTTGGTGCGCCCGCCCCGGTAGCCGGCCTTGGGGAACGCCGGGATGTCCACCACCAGGTCGCGGGGGAGCGAGAAGAGGTACGCCCGGCCGAGGCCCTTCGGCACGTGCAGCACCAGTACGGCGTCGGCGTGCGGCTCCCAGCCGGGCACGCTGACCCGGGTGTCCACGCCGACCAGCAGCAGGTTGAGCGGGCCGGTGATGTCCGCGCCCGGCGGTGGGCCGGTCGGGCTCGGGCTGCCGCTCGGCGTGCCGGCCGGGGTGGCGCTCGGGCTGCCGGCGGCCGGTGTCCCGGACCCGCCGTCGGAGCCGACCAGCCGGGTCACCACCACGGCGGCGGTCGCCGCCAGCACCACGACGGTGAGCACCGCCAGCCCCAGCAGCCAGCGGCGCCGTGGCGCCCGCGATCGGAGGACCATGTCGACCCCTCTCCCCGTACCTGACTCGACGCTCCGACGGCGGCCTCGGTTGCGTCCGGGGGGCGGCGGGCGGTGGACGGGGTGCATGATCGCGCGAAAACTGCCCCTGGCGCGACAGCTACTGACCGGTAATGATGCGTCCATGCGGTACGACGTGCTCGTCATCGGGTCCGGCTTCGGCGGCAGCGTGACCGCGCTGCGGCTGGCCGAGAAGGGCTACACCGTCGGCGTGCTGGAAGCCGGGCGGCGGTTCGCCGACGACGAGTTCCCGCAGACCTCCTGGCGGCTGCGCCGCTTCCTCTGGGCGCCGAAGCTGGGCTGCTACGGCCTGCAACGGATCACCCTGCTCCGCCCCGCCGACCGCCGGGCCGGCGGCGGGGTGATGGTGCTCTCCGGCACCGGGGTCGGTGGCGGCTCGCTGGTCTACGCGAACACCCTCTACGAGCCGCTGCCCGCGTTCTACGCCGACCCGCAGTGGCGGGACATCACCGACTGGCGCGACGAACTGGCCCGACACTACGACCAGGCGAAGCGGATGCTCGGCGTCACCACGTACCCGATGGTCACCGGCGCGGACCGGGCGATGCGGGCGGTGGCCGAGCGGATGGGGGTGGGGCACACCGTGCACGCCACCCCGGTCGGGGTGCACATCGGCCGCCCCGGCGAGCGGGTCGCCGACCCGTACTTCGGCGGCGCCGGCCCGGAGCGCACCGGCTGCACGCACTGTGGCGCCTGCATGACCGGCTGCCGGCACGGGGCGAAGAACACCCTGGTGAAGAACTACCTCTGGCTGGCCGAGCGGCTCGGCGTGCGGGTGCACCCGCTGACCACGGTGACCGCGGTCCGGCCGGCCGCCGACGGCGGCTACGCGGTGGAGACCGTCCGCACCGGGGCGTGGCTGCGCCGGCGCCGCCAGGTGATCCACGCCGACCAGGTGGTCTTCGCCGCCGGCGCGCTCGGCACCCAGCGGCTGCTGCACGAGATGAAGGCCACCGGCGCGCTGCCCGCGCTCTCGCCCCGGCTCGGCGAGCTGACCCGGACCAACTCGGAGGCCATCCTCGGCGCCTCGGTGCCCCGCCGGCAGGCCCGGGCGCAGGGGATCGACTTCACCGAAGGGGTGGCGATCACCAGCTC
This genomic window contains:
- a CDS encoding M1 family metallopeptidase, translating into MRRTRDLIPLALATVATVGLLTACPGSDDRKGDPDGLRAGSADLADPYVPGAGNGGYDVSHYRLAVRYDPATDRLSGRATVTATASHGLSRFTLDLAGLDVSTVTVGGKRAEHRRDGDELVVTPADGIPRGGQFAVEVEYAGVPAPVPDGVLGNGGFQHTADGAIALGQPHSAATWFPVNDHPSDKATYDIEVTVPDGLEALSNGVPGERTTADGWTTWRWAERAPMASYLTTLVIGDYQVRTGTHAGKPMVTAVPAGLPATGPEAASLARTGEIADFLASRFGPYPFDSYGGIVVTDDRIGYALETQSRPVYGPGFFRGGRPNTGVVAHELAHQWFGNSVALSRWQDIWLNEGFASYAEWLWEEHDGGRTAQRNFELQYAATDWSRPSVDPGPTQMFGSAVYKRGALAVHALRRTVGDETFFRILRSWTDERRNGNATTADLIAHAERVAGRSLRPLFDAWLVGASAPALP
- a CDS encoding M1 family metallopeptidase, whose protein sequence is MTLPRRVRLVTGLLVTGALGVSGCGSSAESEAGSAAPSPSSSRQFKPGGAGVGDDYFPTYGNGGYDVGRYTVRVRYDPATDRLTGTTTVQAAATANLSAFNLDLAGLKVREVTVDGAPARHSRKGDELVVTPARGLIAGNGFVAEISYDGEPAALRNETLGAGGFLHTSDGAIALGQPESASTWFPVNDHPSDKASYDFEITVPEGLTAVSNGVPVGRSSADGWTTWKWAERNPMASYLSMVVIGKFRLTRGEHKGRPVFHAVTTKLSEGAADRSIAETVKVADYLERLFGPYPFESYGAVVVSDDRIRYALETQSRPVYAASFFRQGENTGVVAHELAHQWFGNSVALTRWQDIWLNEGLATYAEWLWTEHDGGRTAAQAFDARYAGAASRVWRTPPGKPGVENLFGESVYQRGAMTMHALRVTVGDKAFFEILKTWAAEKRHGNGTTAQFVALAERISGERLDDLFDDWLYGTERPARPERR
- a CDS encoding LCP family protein, which produces MVLRSRAPRRRWLLGLAVLTVVVLAATAAVVVTRLVGSDGGSGTPAAGSPSATPAGTPSGSPSPTGPPPGADITGPLNLLLVGVDTRVSVPGWEPHADAVLVLHVPKGLGRAYLFSLPRDLVVDIPAFPKAGYRGGRTKLTHAMSYGSRVPGKPKQPSTAQGYELLRSTVSGYTGLRIDAGAVVTFGGFDKLVDTLGGVDIYVDQRVASRHRRPDGRHRDPAPGGYTGPQMVYEKGQRHLTGWQAIDYARQRYLTGGDYARQRHQQQLVRALVRKILDQDLARQPERVEQVVAALGDTLVYSALGGRRIIDFAYALGELPAERFVLVGLPGGAVGRGSGYRGEQLTKVGRDFLTALRAGRADAYLADHPQLRVKT
- a CDS encoding FAD-dependent oxidoreductase, which codes for MRYDVLVIGSGFGGSVTALRLAEKGYTVGVLEAGRRFADDEFPQTSWRLRRFLWAPKLGCYGLQRITLLRPADRRAGGGVMVLSGTGVGGGSLVYANTLYEPLPAFYADPQWRDITDWRDELARHYDQAKRMLGVTTYPMVTGADRAMRAVAERMGVGHTVHATPVGVHIGRPGERVADPYFGGAGPERTGCTHCGACMTGCRHGAKNTLVKNYLWLAERLGVRVHPLTTVTAVRPAADGGYAVETVRTGAWLRRRRQVIHADQVVFAAGALGTQRLLHEMKATGALPALSPRLGELTRTNSEAILGASVPRRQARAQGIDFTEGVAITSSFHPDPQTHIEPVRYGRGSNAMGLLQSLLVDGGPHRVRRWLGILLRQPGTAARMLSVRGWSERTVIALVMQSADNSLTTRLRRGPFGRRLVSGPGHGTPNPTWIPAGNTAARLLAEEIGGVPGGSLTEPFDIPMTAHILGGAVIGATAADGVIDPWHRVYGHPGLHVVDGAAISANLGVNPSLTITAQAERAMSFWPNKGEPDPRPPLGAAYRRLDPVPPRHPAVPADAPGALRR